CCGCCAGCAGCAGGCCGAGCCCGACACGGTCCCCGTCGGCGCGCGCTGAGGGTCACTGCCCCACCCCAATGGGCCCGCCCCGCTCGTTCCTGCACAGCCCAGAGCGGGGACGAGTGGCCCACTAGGCGACACGGCCTCCTCCCTCAACACTGCACGGAGAACCCTTAATGCACGACCCGCACCCTGAACTCACCACCGGCCGGGAGCAGATGACGACCACCGCCACCAGCGCAGCAAGGTATGACGTTGGACCGTCCAAGGGCCGGTCCAACGCGGACACGTCCGCCCCGGAGGTGGCGGAGGACCGCGGGTACCAGGGGGTGCCCGAGGAGGAAACGCCCGTCGGCGCAGCCGAGCAGTCCCCCGCCGCGTCTGCCGACGAAGTCACCCTGCGTCGTATCGCCCGCCGTCGTACCCGCGAGAGCGTCCAGCGCAAAGAGCGTGTCGACGTCCGCTACAGCATCGACGAGAAGACCCGGATCCTCACCCGCGCCCGCAAGCTGGGCATCGCCGCCGCCCACCTCGTCGGCGCCGTGATCATGGCCTACCTCGACGGTGACCTCACCATGGGCCTGGCCGGGCAGCGCACCCAGCTCGATGACTGCCTCGACAAGCTCGACGCCCTGCGGGCCGAGGTCGCCCGTATCGGCAACAACGTCAACCAGATCGCCCACCGCCTCAACGCCGGAGGCGATCCGTACCCTGTGGACACCACCGTCCTCGCCCAGACCGAGCACACCCTGGACGCCGTCCGCGCCGCGATCGGCGACATCGCGCAGACGATGAACCGCGCCGTCTCCGCGAAGGCGGCCCGGTGATCGCCAAGATCGGCAGCGGCAAGAGCACCGCCGGCCTGATCCGGTATCTGTTCGACACGAAGAAGGCGAAGGACCACACCGACCCGCACCTGGTCGCGTCCTGGGACGGTTTCGCCCCCGACCCCGGCCGCGCCAACGACTCCGACGCCACAAAGAAGCGCCTCGTGGCCGACCTCGACCTGCGGGTCAAGCAAGCCCGCCGACTGGGCCGGGCGCCCGAGCGGCACGTGTGGCACTGCTCGGTACGTGCCGCGCCCGGCGACCGGCACCTCACCGACGCCGAGTGGGCCGACATCGCCCACCGGATTGTGGCGGCCACCGGCATCGCGCCACAAGGCGATCCCGACGGGTGCCGGTGGGTCGCCGTACGCCACGCGGACGACCACATCCACATCGCCGCCACCAAGGTCCGAGGCGACCTGCGCACCGCCCGCCACTGGAACGACTACCTGACCGCGGACAAGGAACTCGCGGCCATCGAGAAGGAATACGGCCTGAAGCAGGTGGTGCGCGGCGACCGCACCGCCGCCCAGCGCCCCACCCGCGCCGAGACGGAGAAGGCCCGCCGCACCGGCAAGACCAAGACCTCCCGCGAACGCCTGCGCACCACCGTCCGCCAGCTGGTCTCCATCGCCACCAGCCCAGAGGAATTCCTCCACCTGCTCGACGACGTCGACGGCGTCCTCGTCGACGTCCAGCACTTCCCCTCCGGCGATGTACGCGGATACAAGGTCGCCGTGGAAGGCGACACCAACTCCACCGGCGAGCCGATCTGGTTCTCCGGCGCCAAACTCGCCCCCGACCTGTCCTTCCCCAAGATCGCGGAGCGCCTCACCGTCATCGACGTCGCGCCCGTCACCGAGCCGGGCAGCCGGCCCAGGCCCAACCCCTGGCACCAGGCCACCGCCGCGGCCGAGCGCATCCCCCACCACCTCGACCACGGCGACGACACAGCCGCCCAGGCCCACATCGCGACCCTCGGCGAAGCCATCGACATCCTGCCGCTGCTCGCCCCCAGCCACTTGCGGCCCCAACTGCAGCAGGCCGCCACCGCGTTCGAACGCGCCACCCGCTCCCGCATCCGCGCCCAGCAGGACCACGCCCGCGCCCTCCGCAGCGCCGTCCGCACTCTGCACACCACACCGCTCACCGGCAGCGGCTCCGGACTGGCGATGTTCCTCGACATCGCCGTCCTCGTCGTCATCGCCGCAGCCCGCTGGCACCAGGCCCGTCGGCACGACCAGCAGGTCGCCGCCGCCCAACAGGCCCTGGTCCATCTCCAGGCCGCCTACCAACAGGCTGCTGCCGAGCCGCTGGCCACCCTGGCCCAGCGCCGGCCACCGGCCCGCACCATAGAACGACACACCCAGCGCATTCTCGCGATCCTGCCCGACCACGCCCAGGAGATCCTCAACGACCCCGCCTGGCCGGCACTGGCCACCGCCCTGACCGAAGCCGAAAACGCCGGCCACAACCCCGGCCATCTCCTCCAGCACACCGCACGGCAGCGCACCCTGGACGACGCCCGCTCCACCGCCAGCACCCTCACCTGGCGCATCCAACGCCTCGCCGCGCGGCAGGCCCCCAGCGCCCGAGCGCGAGCCGCCCAAACACGCACGAGCGCGTCAGTACAGTCGGCACAGCCCGGCCAAACCTCACCGAGCCCGTCGCCACGCGGCCCTGCGGCACCTGCTCGGCCCCGTTAAGTCCGGCACTGACGGCCTTTCGCCCGAGGAGCTGTCAACAGGAAGAGAAGCCCTTGCCCTCGCCGATCCTTGAGCTGGTCGCAGCGGCGCGGAACGCGGATGATCAACCACATTCCGGGCACAAGACTGACCCGAGACAGTCAGACACTGGAGAAAGTGATGGCGCAACCACCCGAGGAGGACAAAGACCCCGCCACCGCCGAAACGTACATACGCACGGCAGCCCAGGCGCGTGATGTCACCCGCACTTTCCTGGCCTCGGTGGGTCCGTCGAATGACGCGGAAGCCGAAGCGGTGCTCCTCGTGGTGTCCGAGCTGGTGACGAACGCCGAGCGGCACGCCGGCGGCGTCACCGGGTTCCGGCTCAGCGCCGGGCCCGGCAGCGTCACGGTCACCGTCTCCGATGCCAGCACAGATCCGCCACGCCTTCAGCGCACCAACGCCTTCGAGCCAGGCGGGTTCGGCTGGTACCTCGTCCAGGAGCTAGCCGTCGACGTCACCATCGAGGCTCACCCTTACGGCAAATCCGTCCAGGCCGTCCTGCCAGTGGCCCACTGACCTCTGGCGGACGACAAGGCAAGGGCGCTGCCGTGGTGACCGGCGGCGGTGTGGGTCTCAACACGGGGGCAGAGACGGCATCGGCCTGGTGGGCGAGATGGAGCAGAGCGCTGACACTCAAGCCGGTGACACGGACGGCAACCGGGGCAGTCGGCTTTGCGCCACCCAGCGTCTCTACCTAATCCACACTCCGAACGGGATGCCGGTCCTGTGGGTGCTAGCGAATCGGAAGCCGGACGGGCGCGAGGTGCTCCGGGCCATGCTCTATGCCGAGCTGGACCTGATTGCCGGTCGGTCCGGGCCTGCGCGGACATCTCTTCGAGGACGCCACCGTCCGCGTCGCTCAGCAGGTCCTCGCCATGGCCGCAGCCATCTGGCGAAACCACAAGACCGGCGCCCTGATCACGCGGTCGCTGGTCGCATTCGATTACTGCGCACATCGGACTTACAAGATTCCGCTTGGTGTGATCTTGCACTTGTTCCTCCTGGCAGGCGATGTGCGGGCGCTGTAGGCATACTGCTGGGCATGATGTCCGGGCTCCCATGGCGTGTGTACGTGGCCTGTGCGCTGCTGCTGGCAGTGTGGGCGGTTGGCGGCGGCTTTGTCGGCTTGCCTTGGGCAGCTGCTGGTCTGGCCACAGGGGTCGCTACGGCCCTCTTCATGCGGCGAGAGGCGGCTTCCGCATGCGATAAGCGGATGCTGCGCCGCCGGGTCTACGGCGCCGACCGTGCAAACCCGGGCCCGC
This genomic interval from Streptomyces sp. NBC_00557 contains the following:
- a CDS encoding relaxase/mobilization nuclease domain-containing protein, whose translation is MIAKIGSGKSTAGLIRYLFDTKKAKDHTDPHLVASWDGFAPDPGRANDSDATKKRLVADLDLRVKQARRLGRAPERHVWHCSVRAAPGDRHLTDAEWADIAHRIVAATGIAPQGDPDGCRWVAVRHADDHIHIAATKVRGDLRTARHWNDYLTADKELAAIEKEYGLKQVVRGDRTAAQRPTRAETEKARRTGKTKTSRERLRTTVRQLVSIATSPEEFLHLLDDVDGVLVDVQHFPSGDVRGYKVAVEGDTNSTGEPIWFSGAKLAPDLSFPKIAERLTVIDVAPVTEPGSRPRPNPWHQATAAAERIPHHLDHGDDTAAQAHIATLGEAIDILPLLAPSHLRPQLQQAATAFERATRSRIRAQQDHARALRSAVRTLHTTPLTGSGSGLAMFLDIAVLVVIAAARWHQARRHDQQVAAAQQALVHLQAAYQQAAAEPLATLAQRRPPARTIERHTQRILAILPDHAQEILNDPAWPALATALTEAENAGHNPGHLLQHTARQRTLDDARSTASTLTWRIQRLAARQAPSARARAAQTRTSASVQSAQPGQTSPSPSPRGPAAPARPR
- a CDS encoding MobC family plasmid mobilization relaxosome protein, whose amino-acid sequence is MHDPHPELTTGREQMTTTATSAARYDVGPSKGRSNADTSAPEVAEDRGYQGVPEEETPVGAAEQSPAASADEVTLRRIARRRTRESVQRKERVDVRYSIDEKTRILTRARKLGIAAAHLVGAVIMAYLDGDLTMGLAGQRTQLDDCLDKLDALRAEVARIGNNVNQIAHRLNAGGDPYPVDTTVLAQTEHTLDAVRAAIGDIAQTMNRAVSAKAAR
- a CDS encoding ATP-binding protein; translated protein: MINHIPGTRLTRDSQTLEKVMAQPPEEDKDPATAETYIRTAAQARDVTRTFLASVGPSNDAEAEAVLLVVSELVTNAERHAGGVTGFRLSAGPGSVTVTVSDASTDPPRLQRTNAFEPGGFGWYLVQELAVDVTIEAHPYGKSVQAVLPVAH